A genomic window from Pyxicephalus adspersus chromosome 2, UCB_Pads_2.0, whole genome shotgun sequence includes:
- the ASB13 gene encoding ankyrin repeat and SOCS box protein 13 isoform X3 has product METGAAPFTAPAALRSPLIGDIGNWADRTPVHDASRNGQVRQLKQLIDSGVCVNMVTVDSITPLHEACLHGHIQCVKLLLAAGAQVDARNIDGSTPLCDASAGGSFECIKLLLENGAKVNPPLFTASPLHEACMSGAKVNAAKLHETALHHAAKVKNKDLIEMLVEFGGNVYARDNRGKKPSDYSWPNSPTAKCFEYYEKMPGSLSQLCRLKLREALGQGVVEKVYKLNIPQRLMEYVAYN; this is encoded by the exons ATGGAAACGGGTGCAGCGCCTTTCACCGCCCCGGCGGCTCTCAGGAGCCCTTTGATCGGTGACATCG GTAACTGGGCAGACAGGACACCGGTCCATGATGCCTCCAGAAATGGCCAGGTACGCCAACTGAAGCAATTGATTGACAGCGGGGTTTGTGTGAACATGGTTACAGTGGACTCTATTACTCCTCTTCATGAAGCTTGTCTTCACGGTCACATTCAATGTGTGAAGCTGCTGCTTGCTGCTGGTGCTCAG gtaGATGCCCGGAATATTGATGGTAGTACCCCCCTTTGTGATGCCTCAGCTGGAGGCAGTTTCGAATGTATAAAATTGCTCTTGGAAAATGGTGCTAAAGTGAACCCCCCACTATTTACAGCATCACCCCTTCATGAAGCATGCATGAGTG gaGCAAAGGTAAATGCAGCAAAGCTTCACGAGACAGCACTGCACCATGCTGCAAAAGTGAAAAACAAGGATCTTATTGAGATGCTGGTTGAGTTTGGAGGAAATGTTTATGCTAGGGACAATCGAGGAAAAAAACCTTCAGATTACAGCTGGCCGAACAGCCCTACTGCCAAATGCTTTGAATACTATGAAA AGATGCCCGGAAGTTTATCTCAGTTGTGTAGACTCAAGCTCAGAGAAGCCCTTGGTCAGGGAGTAGTAGAAAaggtttataaattaaatatacccCAAAGACTTATGGAATATGTTGCTTATAACTAA
- the ASB13 gene encoding ankyrin repeat and SOCS box protein 13 isoform X2, producing the protein MECNWADRTPVHDASRNGQVRQLKQLIDSGVCVNMVTVDSITPLHEACLHGHIQCVKLLLAAGAQVDARNIDGSTPLCDASAGGSFECIKLLLENGAKVNPPLFTASPLHEACMSGRADCVKLLIEMGANLEAHDCHFGTPLHVACAREHIDCARVLLVAGAKVNAAKLHETALHHAAKVKNKDLIEMLVEFGGNVYARDNRGKKPSDYSWPNSPTAKCFEYYEKMPGSLSQLCRLKLREALGQGVVEKVYKLNIPQRLMEYVAYN; encoded by the exons ATGGAAT GTAACTGGGCAGACAGGACACCGGTCCATGATGCCTCCAGAAATGGCCAGGTACGCCAACTGAAGCAATTGATTGACAGCGGGGTTTGTGTGAACATGGTTACAGTGGACTCTATTACTCCTCTTCATGAAGCTTGTCTTCACGGTCACATTCAATGTGTGAAGCTGCTGCTTGCTGCTGGTGCTCAG gtaGATGCCCGGAATATTGATGGTAGTACCCCCCTTTGTGATGCCTCAGCTGGAGGCAGTTTCGAATGTATAAAATTGCTCTTGGAAAATGGTGCTAAAGTGAACCCCCCACTATTTACAGCATCACCCCTTCATGAAGCATGCATGAGTG gcagGGCTGACTGTGTGAAGCTTTTAATTGAAATGGGCGCAAATCTCGAAGCCCATGACTGTCATTTTGGAACTCCTTTACATGTAGCTTGTGCAAGGGAGCACATAGATTGTGCCAGAGTTTTACTGGTTGCAG gaGCAAAGGTAAATGCAGCAAAGCTTCACGAGACAGCACTGCACCATGCTGCAAAAGTGAAAAACAAGGATCTTATTGAGATGCTGGTTGAGTTTGGAGGAAATGTTTATGCTAGGGACAATCGAGGAAAAAAACCTTCAGATTACAGCTGGCCGAACAGCCCTACTGCCAAATGCTTTGAATACTATGAAA AGATGCCCGGAAGTTTATCTCAGTTGTGTAGACTCAAGCTCAGAGAAGCCCTTGGTCAGGGAGTAGTAGAAAaggtttataaattaaatatacccCAAAGACTTATGGAATATGTTGCTTATAACTAA
- the ASB13 gene encoding ankyrin repeat and SOCS box protein 13 isoform X1, translating into METGAAPFTAPAALRSPLIGDIGNWADRTPVHDASRNGQVRQLKQLIDSGVCVNMVTVDSITPLHEACLHGHIQCVKLLLAAGAQVDARNIDGSTPLCDASAGGSFECIKLLLENGAKVNPPLFTASPLHEACMSGRADCVKLLIEMGANLEAHDCHFGTPLHVACAREHIDCARVLLVAGAKVNAAKLHETALHHAAKVKNKDLIEMLVEFGGNVYARDNRGKKPSDYSWPNSPTAKCFEYYEKMPGSLSQLCRLKLREALGQGVVEKVYKLNIPQRLMEYVAYN; encoded by the exons ATGGAAACGGGTGCAGCGCCTTTCACCGCCCCGGCGGCTCTCAGGAGCCCTTTGATCGGTGACATCG GTAACTGGGCAGACAGGACACCGGTCCATGATGCCTCCAGAAATGGCCAGGTACGCCAACTGAAGCAATTGATTGACAGCGGGGTTTGTGTGAACATGGTTACAGTGGACTCTATTACTCCTCTTCATGAAGCTTGTCTTCACGGTCACATTCAATGTGTGAAGCTGCTGCTTGCTGCTGGTGCTCAG gtaGATGCCCGGAATATTGATGGTAGTACCCCCCTTTGTGATGCCTCAGCTGGAGGCAGTTTCGAATGTATAAAATTGCTCTTGGAAAATGGTGCTAAAGTGAACCCCCCACTATTTACAGCATCACCCCTTCATGAAGCATGCATGAGTG gcagGGCTGACTGTGTGAAGCTTTTAATTGAAATGGGCGCAAATCTCGAAGCCCATGACTGTCATTTTGGAACTCCTTTACATGTAGCTTGTGCAAGGGAGCACATAGATTGTGCCAGAGTTTTACTGGTTGCAG gaGCAAAGGTAAATGCAGCAAAGCTTCACGAGACAGCACTGCACCATGCTGCAAAAGTGAAAAACAAGGATCTTATTGAGATGCTGGTTGAGTTTGGAGGAAATGTTTATGCTAGGGACAATCGAGGAAAAAAACCTTCAGATTACAGCTGGCCGAACAGCCCTACTGCCAAATGCTTTGAATACTATGAAA AGATGCCCGGAAGTTTATCTCAGTTGTGTAGACTCAAGCTCAGAGAAGCCCTTGGTCAGGGAGTAGTAGAAAaggtttataaattaaatatacccCAAAGACTTATGGAATATGTTGCTTATAACTAA